Proteins found in one Magnolia sinica isolate HGM2019 chromosome 5, MsV1, whole genome shotgun sequence genomic segment:
- the LOC131246146 gene encoding uncharacterized protein LOC131246146 produces MLKRYIKMMGIVQYCHGESSWKEEFDEASMPRDTMSSWKKGSSVRIIHAGGIVELYQGVIRAAYVMEKYPRMCVARPEVFIRPHESIIGPEEELMPGQKFYLIPCSTVKKLRKKHPEKLQQVGGEKEMFDGEDTSDESICSAKDFFVSRERWSRCFLRRMGGNEQEKKVFTPPIKKARIWQGLAWQPSLDSVEELSP; encoded by the coding sequence ATGTTGAAGAGATATATTAAAATGATGGGCATTGTTCAGTATTGCCACGGAGAATCTAGTTGGAAGGAGGAATTTGATGAGGCTTCAATGCCTAGAGACACAATGAGCTCATGGAAGAAGGGTTCGAGCGTGAGGATCATCCATGCAGGAGGTATCGTGGAGCTGTATCAGGGTGTGATTCGTGCAGCCTATGTGATGGAGAAGTACCCAAGAATGTGTGTTGCCCGGCCGGAAGTCTTCATACGGCCACATGAGTCGATTATTGGGCCAGAGGAGGAGCTGATGCCAGGTCAGAAATTCTATCTAATCCCTTGTTCCACTGTAAAGAAGCTGAGAAAGAAGCATCCGGAGAAGTTACAACAAGTAGGAGGAGAGAAGGAAATGTTTGATGGAGAAGACACTAGTGATGAGTCTATTTGTTCCGCAAAGGATTTCTTTGTTTCCAGAGAAAGGTGGTCAAGATGTTTTCTGAGAAGAATGGGAGGGAATGAACAGGAGAAGAAGGTTTTCACACCACCTATCAAGAAGGCAAGAATATGGCAGGGATTGGCATGGCAACCCAGCCTGGATTCTGTAGAGGAGCTGTCTCCGTGA
- the LOC131246145 gene encoding beta-arabinofuranosyltransferase RAY1 isoform X5 has translation MVARSRASSSDIAVLIDPETILLPDFISALHYTHKLHHDWLLVARPRNVSHFPFHLDDTGKHWLQEDGKQIKIGKLREFVIQKQRWSYCGSRVLLAWNTGELPLHAGVLPPFLYGKGLHDQWVINEALSSEIRLVFDASESISSFYPESMGLWSDQFSRPSELGADFGERIWEFDGNSHLATLYGTLYLRPTNISNNLVKLVKCGGKYLFINVAEIAYNTFQGPDVHNGRLLPSSGKEQGRYGLLRMRSIVQSGREKLMACIKDSSSVNRKLDCSSMELSTVAFKFSRQLPFPFSLESLLHTVVGDDRSIVLAVAGNSYRDMLMSWVCRLRRLSISNFIVCALDPEIYHFAILQGLPVFKDPLAPSNISFNDCHFGTKCFQRVTKVKSRLVLQILKLGYDVLLSDVDVYWFNNPMPFLRSFGPAVLVAQSDEYKVKAPINLPRRLNSGFYFARSDHATIAAMSKVVTHALSSDLSEQPSFYDVLCGEGGVNRIGDDRCFEPETNLTVHFLDRNHFPNGGYQGLWEKRNVTAACMKKGCIVLHNNWISGRKKKLKRQVLSGLWEYDASTRMCLQSWHGTKSTICF, from the exons ATGGTAGCAAGATCGCGCGCTTCCAGTTCAGACATTGCCGTTCTGATTGATCCTGAGACGATTCTCTTACCCGACTTCATCTCTGCATTGCATTACACACACAAGCTTCATCATGACTGGCTCCTTGTCGCCAGGCCGCGAAATGTTTCTCACTTCCCTTTTCATTTGGATGACACTGGGAAGCACTGGCTCCAAGAGGATGGTAAACAGATAAAAATTGGGAAG CTGCGGGAGTTTGTAATCCAGAAACAGCGGTGGAGCTATTGTGGCAGCCGGGTGCTTTTGGCCTGGAATACAGGAGAGCTACCTTTGCATGCAGGGGTCCTTCCTCCTTTCTTATACGGGAAAGGGCTTCATGACCAGTGGGTAATTAATGAGGCACTGTCATCAGAAATCAGATTGGTATTTGATGCTAGTGAATCCATATCAAGTTTCTACCCAGAAAGTATGGGTCTTTGGTCTGACCAGTTCTCTAGGCCTTCTGAGTTGGGAGCAGATTTTGGGGAGAGAATTTGGGAGTTTGATGGTAACTCCCATCTTGCCACACTGTATGGAACACTTTACTTGCGCCCAACTAATATTTCTAACAACCTAGTAAAGCTTGTCAAGTGTGGCGGTAAATATTTGTTCATCAACGTAGCAGAAATTGCTTATAATACTTTTCAAGGACCAGATGTCCATAACGGCCGCCTTCTGCCATCATCTGGTAAAGAGCAGGGGAGATATGGTTTATTACGGATGAGAAGCATTGTACAATCTGGCAGAGAGAAGTTGATGGCTTGCATAAAGGATAGCAGTTCAGTAAACAGAAAGTTGGACTGCTCTTCTATGGAGTTATCCACGGTCGCTTTTAAATTTTCGAGACAATTACCTTTTCCATTCTCGTTAGAGTCACTCCTCCATACAGTTGTGGGTGATGATAGATCTATTGTTCTTGCAGTTGCTGGAAACAGTTACAGGGACATGCTTATGAGTTGGGTTTGTCGCTTACGCCGCCTCTCGATCTCAAATTTCATTGTTTGTGCTCTTGATCCCGAAATTTATCACTTTGCCATACTTCAG GGGCTGCCTGTTTTCAAGGACCCATTGGCCCCAAGTAACATCAGTTTCAATGACTGTCACTTCGGCACAAAGTGCTTTCAGAGGGTGACAAAGGTGAAATCCCGATTAGTTTTGCAGATACTTAAGCTAGGCTATGATGTTCTCCTGAGTGACGTCGATGTTTACTGGTTCAACAACCCAATGCCATTTCTTCGCTCCTTTGGCCCTGCTGTTTTAGTTGCACAGTCAGACGAATACAAAGTGAAAG CACCTATAAACTTACCCCGCCGATTAAATTCCGGATTCTACTTTGCACGTTCTGATCATGCCACCATTGCTGCAATGTCGAAGGTGGTGACGCATGCATTGTCTTCAGATCTATCTGAACAGCCGAGCTTCTATGACGTATTGTGTGGGGAAGGTGGTGTTAACCGCATTGGTGATGACAGGTGCTTCGAACCAGAAACGAATCTGACTGTCCATTTCTTGGACAGAAACCACTTCCCTAATGGAGGTTACCAAGGCCTGTGGGAGAAACGTAATGTGACAGCGGCCTGCATGAAGAAGGGGTGCATAGTTCTTCATAACAATTGGATCAGCGGGCGGAAGAAGAAGCTCAAGCGCCAAGTGCTGTCGGGTCTGTGGGAATATGATGCCAGCACAAGGATGTGTTTGCAGAGCTGGCATGGGACCAAGTCAACCATTTGTTTCTGA